The genomic segment AAGGGCAGGTCGCTGTAGGAGCTGTAGTAATGAATCGGTTGGCTTCCTCGCAGTTCCCTGATACGCTTAAAGGCGTCATCGAGCAGCCAGGCGCATTTACAGCGGTTGACGATGGACAGTATAAACTGCAGCCAGATTCCACTGCTTACAAGGCCGCTGTCGAGGCTATTGCCGGAAATGATCCGTCGAATGGCGCACTGTATTATTTTAACCCGAAGACTGCAACGTCATCCTGGATTTGGACGAGGGAACAGCTCATACAGATTGGCAATCATATTTTCGCTATATAAAAGCTTCATCTCCAGCACGCTGCTGCAAAAACTCGCCAGCTTCCCAAACATGGGAGGCAGGGCGAGTTTTTTTGTAGGCTTCACTTTGTCGAATTGGTATAATATTCATAATGATAGAAAGGGGCATCATTATGAAACGTAATAAGAAATGGCGAAATATAGTCATTGGCGGACTAGCTTTGCTCTTGCTGCTGGGTGTTTTAGAATATAAAGGGATCATTTGGCATAATTCCATATTTGCGAAAGCCTATGAGGTGAAAGGGCTGGATGTCTCGCATTATCAAGGCAAAATAAACTGGAAGCAAATAAAAGCGGCGGGGAAATATGAATTTATGTTTGTGAAAGCGACAGAAGGCAAGGATTATACCGATGAGTGGTTCCAAGCAAATTGGCAAGGAGCGAGGGAGCAGCGCTTTTTGACGGGAGCATATCATTTTTTCACAACGAAAAGTACGGGGGAGGAGCAGACGGCCCATTTTATAAAAACAGTTCCGAATGAGCAGGATAGCCTGCCGCCCGTCATCGATCTGGAAATCAGCCTGGACCATGAACAAGCGGGCGTACATAAGGAACTGAAGGCGCTGGCGGACGGCATGGAGGCGCATTATGGCAAAAAGCCTATTTTGTATGTGACGTATGATACTTATCATACTTATGTAGAAGATGTATCTGCTTTTGCTCCCTATGAAATATGGATTCGCGATATTGTTAAGCATCCGAAGCTTGGAGAGCGAGGCTGGCAGTTCTGGCAATATCATAACAGGGGACATGTGGCAGGGATTGACATGTACGTCGATATCAATGTGTTTAAAGGAAGCCGTGCTGCTTTTTTGACGCAGTTTTCGGACGCTCCTTCCATGCTTTTGGCGGACTAAGGTTCCGCTATTCTGGTTTTTGATCCGATTTCAGTCTGTACGCGGACAGGAAAGCCGTTATTGCAATGATTCTCCCGTCAAAATGGCGACGGACGGCGCAATAGCGGCTCCTGAGTCCGCCTATTAGCCATAACCCGTGATTATGTTAAAATAGCGGCTGCTGTGTCCACCAAGTCTATCTTTGTGCAGATAGTCAGCGCTGAAACGAAGCGCACGAAGCTGCCATTCGGTCCGCAAATTTACATTCATGAGTGGTGACCTTGCTGGTAGCAGAGTCAAGAGGTGTGATACTAAATTCATCTGAATCTGGTTCTCGCCATATTAATTTTGTTAGGGTTCCAAGGTTGCAGCTGCAAAAAAGGCGGCTGACAGCAGCAGGCAAAGCGGCGTAAACAAATACAGGTCGAACTTGGCAAAGCGGGTTATGCGGACTTTGCGGAAAAGGCCGACATAGCTGAAATCGCCAATCGTCCGCAGCATAAAGGCGGCTGCACATGCCCAGCAGCACCACTGGATGAAAGCCGCGCCTAAGAAAACGGGGAGCAGCCTTCCTTGCATGAGCAAGAGCATCGCCGCGCAAAACAGCAGGCAGGCTACGATCGACGTACCTGCTGCTCCCGGCACAAATAGGGTTTGCTGCGACCCCGCCTTCGTAGGCAATGCAGCGCTGGCGCCCCATTTGCCGCCAAAAGCCCAATAAACATGAATACCGCCTAGCAGCAGCAAAATGAACCCGCAAAAGGAAAGCCACAGCATCATGCGAATTCACCTCTCATTTTCAAGCCTTCCCAAATCACTTCAAAACGGCGCTCAAAGCCTGCCTGCATTTGCCATGCCTCCTCAACTGACGCTGCCCATGCTAATAGGGCGTGAAAATACAAGCCTGCGAGCACGGCTGCGACGTCTGCACTAGCGAGATAGCTTGGCAATTGCTTTTGCCGCTGTGCCTCATTCAGAAGGCCATCCAGCAGCTTCTCAAATTTATTAATGACATTAAATTCTTCCTGCATAAGCAGGGGAGAGCGCAGTATTTCCGTTATGGTGAGCTTCGCGAGCCCAGCGTTTACGGCATATTTTTGAAACAAGTCGCGAAATAACGTTAGCAGCTTTTCTTTTATGCCATTAATTAATGCGTATCGCTCAAGGTTTTCTCCCGTCACTTCCAGCTGCATCTGGCCCAAATCAAGGAGGATGGCTTCCTTGCGTGGAAAATAGTTATAAAACGTTCCTTTGGCAACGCCGCAGCTTTGCGTAATCTCATCAATGGTGACATTTGCAAAGCCTTTTTCCCGAAATAACTGCACGGCATGCCTAAAAATACGTTCTTTAAGCTCCTGCTTCCGCTGTTGTCTCAGCACCATGTAAGCACACCACTTTCACTATTAATGACTACAGTCAATAAATGACCACAGTCATTATTTTAATGTGAGCCCCATTATTTTGCAAGTTTTTGGCAAGCGCTAGAAAAAGTCCACCATTATAAATATATTCGAATTTTAAAATGTAACCGCATTCAATATGATAGAGCTGTACAAAGAGATTGCAATAACAAAGGGAGGCTTTATATGATCGCACGATTCAAAGGAAGATCAGCATTCACAGCATTGCTATTATCGCTAACACTCGTTGTGGCAGGATGCAGCGGAGCAGGCAACGGGGGAAACACGCCAGCAAGTGAAGGAGCCAGCAGCCAGCAGCCTGCGGAATCGCCGAAAGGCGAGGCGACAGCGACGCCAGAGGAGAAAGAGCCTGTAACGCTCAAGTTTACGTTTTGGGGAAGCCCGCAGGAGAAATCGGCGATGGAGCAGGCGACCAAAACCTTTACGGAAAAATACCCGTGGATTAAAGTCAACGCCATTCACATTCCGGAAGCTGACTATGATGCGAAAATTACGGCGATGGTTGCAGGCAACGATTCCCCGGATCTCGGTTATATGCACGGAGAGCTTGCTGACCCTTGGCAAAAGGAAGGGAAATTCGTCAATCTGTTTGAATTGCTCGATAACGACGGAGAGCTAAAGCGCGAGGATTTTCTCGACTATATTTGGTTCAAATCTTCCGAGGATTTTGCTTACGGCATTAGCACAGCGGGCGAGACGTTCGGTTTATTTTACAACAAGGATTTGTTCGATCAGGCGAATGCCGCGTATCCGCCATCGAAGCCGGATGAAGCTTGGACTTGGGATGAGTTTGTCGACGTTGCCAAAAAGCTGACGATTGACAAAAACGGCAAAAACGCCTCGGAAGCGGATTTTGATCCGAAAAACATCCGCCAATACGGCGTTTCCTTTGAAACCTGGCATGGCCCTGTACATGCAACGGTCATTAACAATGAAGGCGAATGGATTACAAAGGATGGCAAATTCGGCTTTAGCCAGCCGGAGGCGACGGAAGCGATTCAGCGCCTAGCGGACTTAATTAATGTGCACCATGTTGCGCCATCTCCGGTACAAATGAAGTCGATTCCTTCGCAGGCGGTTGCGCTGCAATCGAAGCTGGTTGCAATGTCGATGCATGGACAGTGGATCAATCTCGATCTCGGGGCGGCTGGCGTAAACTACGATATTGGCGTCCTGCCAAAAATGAAGCGCAGCGTGCCAATGGGCATTAGCGGGGCATCGGTCATTTACCAATCGACGAAGCATTTGGAGGAAGCGTGGCTGCTGACGAAATTCCTGGAAAATCCGGAAGGCTCGATTGACCTCTACAAGGGCGGCCTCTGGATGCCAACAATGACGAAATGGTACACCGATCCAGAGCTTGTGGCGAAATGGGCAGAAAATAACCCGGCGCATCCAGCGGGCTTCAAGGATGCGATGATGAACAATCTGTTGAATAATGGCGTTCCGACCGGCTCTTATTATATTAAAAATTTCTCGAAGGTGAATGCCATTACCTTCTCCGGCATGGATGAAGTATGGCTAGGCCGCAAAACAGCGGCAGAAGCGATGAAGGAAGTCGAAGCGAAGGTGCAGCCGGAAATCCAGGGCCGCTATGATGTGAGCGAATAAACGATAAAACGAGTTTGGAGAGAGCTGTTATGAAACCACTGGCAAGCGTTCATGAGCGTGAATTAAAGGCGGAGCGCGGAGCTGGGCAAAAACGGAAATTCGGAGAGCTGGGCTTCGGCCTGCTCTTCGCTTCTCCAGTGCTGCTGGGCTACGTCATTTTCGTCATTGTGCCGATTGCGGCAACCTTCTATTTGGGCTTTACTTCCTACAGCGTCGGCACTGTGCCGAAATGGATCGGCTTTGACAATTATGCCAGCTTGTTCAGCGGGGCAGATCCCTTTTTCTACCCAGCCGTGAAAGCAACGGTTTATTATGTTGGACTGAGCGTGCCGCTGGGCATTATTTTATCGTTTTTTTTAGCGATACTGCTGAATCAGCAGGTTGCGGGCAAAAGCTTTTTTCGCGGCGTCTTTTATTTGCCCGTTATAATTCCGCTTGCAGCGTCCTCGATGGTTTGGATGTGGCTGCTGCAGCCGGATTTTGGGATCGTCAATTATGCGCTGGATGCGCTGCATTTGCCAACGTCCAGATGGCTCGGCGATACGACCTCCGTTGTGCCGACCCTTATTTTGTTCAGCTTCTGGACGCTGGGCAATACGATCGTTATTTTTCTAGCAGGCTTGCAGGGCATTCCTGCCCATCTGTATGAGGCCATTGAGCTCGACGGAGGCAATCGGCTGCATAAGCTGATTTATATTACGATTCCGATGAGCTCGTCGATCATTTTTTTCAATACAGTCATTGCGTTCATTAATGGGTTTCAGACGTTTGTGCAGCCAGCCGTTATGACGCAGGGCGGGCCTAACAATGCGAGCTTGCTCTATGTGCTGTATTTGTTCAATGAAGGCTTCAAGTCTTCCCGAATGGGCAGCGCCAGTGCGATTTCCGTCTTGCTGTTTCTCGTCATTATGCTGTTCACCGCAGCGATTTTCTACTTCTCCAAGTCTTTGGTCTATTATGAGGGCAAGGAGGAACGCAGATGAAAAAGCACTCATTGGGCAATCGAATCGTTATTTACGCGCTGCTTATAGCAGGCAGCCTGTTTTTCCTGTTTCCGATTTTTTGGATGCTGCGCACCTCGCTCATTAATATGGGCGATCTGTATCAAATGCCGCCGAAGCTGCTGCCGGACGATTTAAGCTGGGAAAATTTCGAGCAGGCGCTTGGCGCTTATCCGTTTGGGCGATTTTTTCTTAATAGTACCATCATTACAGCATCGGCGATGCTGGGCGTGCTATTTTCCAGCTCGGTCTGTGCCTACAGCTTCTCGCGCATTCACTGGAAGGGCCGCGACAAAGTGTTTGGGTTTATATTAACGGGGTTAATGATTCCGTTTTTCGTCGTCATGATTCCGCAATATGTGTTCTGGAATGCGCTGCATTTGACCGATACGTTCGTACCGCTCATTGCACCTGCGTGGTTTGGAGGCGGCATATTCAACATTTTTCTGCTGCGCCAGTTTTTCTTGGGTATTCCGACGGAGCTGGATGAAGCTGCTAAGGTGGACGGAGCCGGACATTTCCGCATCTACCTGCAAATCATTTTGCCGATTGGCAAGCAGGCGATGATTGTGGTTGGTTT from the Paenibacillus sp. BIHB 4019 genome contains:
- a CDS encoding GH25 family lysozyme, whose translation is MKRNKKWRNIVIGGLALLLLLGVLEYKGIIWHNSIFAKAYEVKGLDVSHYQGKINWKQIKAAGKYEFMFVKATEGKDYTDEWFQANWQGAREQRFLTGAYHFFTTKSTGEEQTAHFIKTVPNEQDSLPPVIDLEISLDHEQAGVHKELKALADGMEAHYGKKPILYVTYDTYHTYVEDVSAFAPYEIWIRDIVKHPKLGERGWQFWQYHNRGHVAGIDMYVDINVFKGSRAAFLTQFSDAPSMLLAD
- a CDS encoding DUF3995 domain-containing protein, whose amino-acid sequence is MMLWLSFCGFILLLLGGIHVYWAFGGKWGASAALPTKAGSQQTLFVPGAAGTSIVACLLFCAAMLLLMQGRLLPVFLGAAFIQWCCWACAAAFMLRTIGDFSYVGLFRKVRITRFAKFDLYLFTPLCLLLSAAFFAAATLEP
- a CDS encoding TetR/AcrR family transcriptional regulator, with translation MVLRQQRKQELKERIFRHAVQLFREKGFANVTIDEITQSCGVAKGTFYNYFPRKEAILLDLGQMQLEVTGENLERYALINGIKEKLLTLFRDLFQKYAVNAGLAKLTITEILRSPLLMQEEFNVINKFEKLLDGLLNEAQRQKQLPSYLASADVAAVLAGLYFHALLAWAASVEEAWQMQAGFERRFEVIWEGLKMRGEFA
- a CDS encoding sugar ABC transporter substrate-binding protein, with the protein product MIARFKGRSAFTALLLSLTLVVAGCSGAGNGGNTPASEGASSQQPAESPKGEATATPEEKEPVTLKFTFWGSPQEKSAMEQATKTFTEKYPWIKVNAIHIPEADYDAKITAMVAGNDSPDLGYMHGELADPWQKEGKFVNLFELLDNDGELKREDFLDYIWFKSSEDFAYGISTAGETFGLFYNKDLFDQANAAYPPSKPDEAWTWDEFVDVAKKLTIDKNGKNASEADFDPKNIRQYGVSFETWHGPVHATVINNEGEWITKDGKFGFSQPEATEAIQRLADLINVHHVAPSPVQMKSIPSQAVALQSKLVAMSMHGQWINLDLGAAGVNYDIGVLPKMKRSVPMGISGASVIYQSTKHLEEAWLLTKFLENPEGSIDLYKGGLWMPTMTKWYTDPELVAKWAENNPAHPAGFKDAMMNNLLNNGVPTGSYYIKNFSKVNAITFSGMDEVWLGRKTAAEAMKEVEAKVQPEIQGRYDVSE
- a CDS encoding sugar ABC transporter permease — encoded protein: MKPLASVHERELKAERGAGQKRKFGELGFGLLFASPVLLGYVIFVIVPIAATFYLGFTSYSVGTVPKWIGFDNYASLFSGADPFFYPAVKATVYYVGLSVPLGIILSFFLAILLNQQVAGKSFFRGVFYLPVIIPLAASSMVWMWLLQPDFGIVNYALDALHLPTSRWLGDTTSVVPTLILFSFWTLGNTIVIFLAGLQGIPAHLYEAIELDGGNRLHKLIYITIPMSSSIIFFNTVIAFINGFQTFVQPAVMTQGGPNNASLLYVLYLFNEGFKSSRMGSASAISVLLFLVIMLFTAAIFYFSKSLVYYEGKEERR
- a CDS encoding carbohydrate ABC transporter permease; this encodes MKKHSLGNRIVIYALLIAGSLFFLFPIFWMLRTSLINMGDLYQMPPKLLPDDLSWENFEQALGAYPFGRFFLNSTIITASAMLGVLFSSSVCAYSFSRIHWKGRDKVFGFILTGLMIPFFVVMIPQYVFWNALHLTDTFVPLIAPAWFGGGIFNIFLLRQFFLGIPTELDEAAKVDGAGHFRIYLQIILPIGKQAMIVVGLLTFLANWNDYLGPLAFITSESNYTLMQGLTLFQGSYSAQWHLMMAATSVIVIPSLIVFLVAQRHFIEGIAMTGIKG